The Rhopalosiphum maidis isolate BTI-1 chromosome 4, ASM367621v3, whole genome shotgun sequence region aataaattgatcattatcatatttaaaaataaaaatattatctaaaggATTTTTTTTGGCTTTTATTGaaacatgtttaaatattaaaagcaaGTTTTgagcatttatatataggtacagtgatgtatatagaaattaatttcagagggtgtttaaaaaaaaattacatttttaaattctaattaattatacaatcaaaTTCAATGCCCATaccaactatacattttagggGGGTTTGAACCCATAAAACCCCCTATATACgccactatatatattatatacatataaaagtattcaaaaattCCTAAAACATATTCTTaccatttaatttgaaataaagtcAATTCACTagtatattaaagttaacaacATTTATAAGTATGATCTaactttaatcaaaataatatcaaatataatataaaataatatttactccaAAACAACTTAACTCTTTAGTTTGATATTGCACTTATTTTGATTGGgtgattatatacttaatttaaataaaactacttgattatggtatattaatatttaattttggattATTACAGAAATATGAATTGGATAAATGCTCCAATCATAATGAATCAACTATGGAaagaatacttatattttatttagtaacagATTACATAGGCTGTGGATTATCTTCTCCAGAGTTTCATActgtatttcataaatatcttAACACAGAAACTTCAaagataaaacttttaaaagatttagtaaaaacttgggataatttattcaaaaattataaaatttcaagtaaataaagaaaaatgtattagataataaatttaacaaacaatattaattatgttatgaataatttatgtgttttttttcagatattaattttattaaaaatttgattgtcGGTTTGGAAcgcatttttttgaaaatgtcaatttTAGTTCCTGATGatcatatcaaatttaaatgtaataaagttatgggtaaaattaattattacattaaggagtatgagaaaaatattttagttaatgatactttaagtaataatactatgCAAAAACTATTTACCTTTGATAAGAATAGAGTTTTAGGCATTGAAAATATAGTTCCAACAGTATCAGTTAAATCAGAAGTGAATCATTCTATCCAAAATCTTGTTCAACAAAATAAGCGGAAAAAAGAAGTTATGGAAAAAAGTATAGAGCATAATATGACTTTAAATAATCTACtacaaaaaactaatatgGATCTTCAAAAGcataattttgaaactttaaTTGATAACCATTTTCCAAAGAAACCAAAATTAATGTCAAGTGATGTGCTAAATAGGAGTACCACaacaggtataatattttatttatagttaaagattaaacagtaatataaaaagCTAAACTTAACAATGAACAACTTTcagctttatttttaaaaaccataatatctGATcaagaactaaaaaaaaattgcttaatataatttataaaaacctaaATGTTTGTAgcttttatataaatctatacagtatgtcaataaaattattatttatgcaattaatgtcatactgtattattatgaaaatttttttataaaaccgataattttaaataatatatagaaaatgtattttcttttgTATGTTACTACAAATAAGAAGAAGTATAGTTTAAATACAGTCTTTCaagttaatatattcattatatcaagttcatttacttaaataaatcaaattttaccacaaaaaataaaaatacatattgttaccaaataaactaaaacacTCGAAGTATCTAAATCAAAGATGTAAATGAATGAAATGGATAATATATCATGtggacttttttttattattaagttagttcaacttaaaaatcaaaaatttatcaacatataaaacacatattgtttatatatttatatttttagatcctgacaacattacaataataccttACGAACAAAAGAAGCTCAATGCTTTTCAAATAATGATGCTCAatgctaaaaaacaaaaaacaaaattgaaat contains the following coding sequences:
- the LOC113548703 gene encoding uncharacterized protein LOC113548703 is translated as MFNESELITHFDSIYNFVEVLALKSVREIQIPVCSSLIQLTSTDCLKLMKYELDKCSNHNESTMERILIFYLVTDYIGCGLSSPEFHTVFHKYLNTETSKIKLLKDLVKTWDNLFKNYKISNINFIKNLIVGLERIFLKMSILVPDDHIKFKCNKVMGKINYYIKEYEKNILVNDTLSNNTMQKLFTFDKNRVLGIENIVPTVSVKSEVNHSIQNLVQQNKRKKEVMEKSIEHNMTLNNLLQKTNMDLQKHNFETLIDNHFPKKPKLMSSDVLNRSTTTDPDNITIIPYEQKKLNAFQIMMLNAKKQKTKLK